One region of Manis pentadactyla isolate mManPen7 chromosome 9, mManPen7.hap1, whole genome shotgun sequence genomic DNA includes:
- the LOC118928844 gene encoding LOW QUALITY PROTEIN: 40S ribosomal protein S15a-like (The sequence of the model RefSeq protein was modified relative to this genomic sequence to represent the inferred CDS: substituted 2 bases at 2 genomic stop codons), which yields MVCINVLADACKSISNAKKRGKHQIFISPCFKAPSFSFXLXCYSGEFKIIDNHRTEKIIMNLTVRLNECGLISPSFEVQLIDLEKWQNNMFLSHQFGYTVLTTSAGMDHGEARQKHTGGKSLGLLF from the coding sequence ATGGTATGCATAAATGTCCTGGCTGATGCTTGTAAGAGCATCAGCAATGCCAAAAAGAGAGGCAAACACCAGATTTTTATTAGCCCATGCTTCAAAGCTCCCTCATTCAGTTTCTAACTATAATGTTACTCTGGTGAATTTAAAATCATTGACAATCACAGAACTGAGAAAATTATTATGAACCTCACTGTCAGGTTAAATGAGTGTGGACTGATCAGCCCCAGTTTTGAAGTACAGCTCATAGATCTAGAAAAATGGCAGAATAACATGTTCCTGTCACATCAGTTTGGTTACACTGTCCTGACAACCTCAGCTGGTATGGACCATGGAGAAGCAAGACAAAAACACACAGGAGGGAAAAGCCTGGGATTACTTTTCTAG